The Megalops cyprinoides isolate fMegCyp1 chromosome 22, fMegCyp1.pri, whole genome shotgun sequence genome contains a region encoding:
- the LOC118769599 gene encoding high mobility group protein B2-like translates to MVKDPNKPRGKTSSYAFFVQTCREEHKKKHPGTYVNFAEFFMKCSERWRTMSAKERTKFEDMAKNDKARYEREMKSYVPPKGAKGGKRKKDPNAPKPLCTFSGLCIPCNEVAHSLGQVSLGDGLS, encoded by the exons ATGGTTAAAGATCCCAATAAGCCGAGGGGGAAGACGTCCTCCTATGCCTTCTTTGTACAAACGTGCAGGGAGGAGCACAAAAAGAAGCACCCGGGGACTTATGTGAACTTCGCTGAATTCTTCATGAAATGCTCAGAAAGGTGGAGG ACCATGTCTGCAAAGGAAAGAACAAAATTCGAAGACATGGCCAAGAATGATAAGGCTCGCTATGAGCGGGAGATGAAGTCCTACGTGCCCCCTAAAGGTGCAAaaggagggaagaggaagaaggacCCTAATGCCCCCAAGCCTCTGTGCACGTTCTCGGGACTTTGCATACCTTGCAACGAAGTAGCACATTCTCTTGGCCAGGTTTCATTGGGAGATGGTTTAAGTTGA
- the LOC118769601 gene encoding scrapie-responsive protein 1-like, translated as MKPSVVAAIFLVGLLTTDAFPSTRWSCYKKILKDRNCHNVANGVEMMRPIDSLQNHFWEGNRCDTVCYCNFSELLCCPRDVFFGPKISFVIPCKNR; from the exons ATGAAACCGTCCGTGGTTGCTGCTATTTTTCTGGTTGGACTTTTGACCACCGATGCGTTCCCATCAACCCGCTGGTCCTGCTACAAGAAGATTCTGAAAGACAGAAACTGTCATAACGTCGCCAACGGAGTCGAAATGATGCGACCCATCGATTCTCTGCAGAACCACTTCTGGGAAGGAAACAGATGCGATACGGTCTGCTACTGCAACTTCAGCGAACTGCTCTGCTGTCCCAG gGATGTCTTCTTTGGACCAAAGATCTCCTTCGTGATCCCTTGCAAAAATCGTTAA
- the LOC118769597 gene encoding high mobility group protein B2-like, translating into MVKDPNKPRGKTSSYAFFVQTCREEHKKKHPGTSVNFAEFSKKCSERWRTMSAKEKTKFEDMAKSDKARYEREMKSYVPPKGAKGGKRKKDPNAPKRPPSAFFVFCSEHRPKVKNDNPGISIGDIAKKLGELWAKQSAKDKAPYEQKAAKLKEKYEKDIAAYRAKTKGDAGKKGGPGRPAGKKAEPMDDDDDEEEEDEEEEDDEDDDDEDDD; encoded by the exons ATGGTTAAAGATCCCAATAAGCCGAGGGGGAAGACGTCCTCCTATGCCTTCTTTGTACAAACGTGCAGGGAGGAGCACAAAAAGAAGCACCCGGGGACTTCTGTGAACTTCGCGGAGTTCTCCAAGAAATGCTCAGAAAGGTGGAGG ACCATGTccgcaaaggaaaaaacaaaattcgAAGACATGGCCAAGAGTGATAAGGCTCGCTACGAGCGGGAGATGAAGTCGTACGTGCCCCCTAAAGGTGCAAaaggagggaagaggaagaaggacCCTAATGCCCCCAAGCGGCCACC GTCCGCCTTCTTCGTGTTCTGCTCTGAGCATCGTCCAAAAGTGAAGAACGACAACCCAGGAATCTCCATTGGAGACATCGCCAAGAAACTGGGAGAGCTGTGGGCTAAGCAGTCGGCCAAAGACAAGGCTCCTTATGAACAGAAGGCTGCAAAACTGAAGGAGAAGTATGAAAAG GATATCGCAGCCTACCGCGCTAAGACCAAGGGAGATGCAGGCAAAAAGGGGGGTCCTGGCAGGCCAGCTGGCAAGAAGGCTGAGCCAAtggatgatgatgacgatgaggaagaagaggatgaggaggaggaagacgatgaggatgatgatgacgaAGATGATGATTAG